In the Thermodesulfovibrio yellowstonii DSM 11347 genome, one interval contains:
- a CDS encoding glycosyltransferase family 4 protein, protein MKIAFIKRNFSYHGGAERYLATLINSLKKKKCEIHIYSNKWIKNEEIVFHKVPILQFGSLLKAYTFNHNLKKVNFKDFDCVISFERTTSQHIYRAGEGCHIRWLELRSKIEPMFKRISLKINPLHRYYLKLEKEIFEKTPIIIANSSMVKNEIINYYGVSPEKITVIYNGVDVENFSPKNRKKQDYFKQKFNLPLKSRILLFVGSGFKRKGVDTLLKALTILKDQEIFLIVIGKGDIKQYLKMCKNLDIEKKVLFLGIRKDIENFYALADLFILPTIYDPFSNATLEAMATGLPVITTKNNGASELIEEGKEGFSLEDPFNHLELADKINLALKDIERMGDFARKKAEQFPIERATEEFMECIKRFL, encoded by the coding sequence ATGAAAATAGCTTTCATAAAAAGAAACTTTTCATATCATGGTGGTGCAGAGAGATATCTTGCTACACTTATAAACTCTTTAAAAAAAAAGAAATGCGAAATTCATATTTATTCAAATAAGTGGATAAAAAATGAGGAGATTGTATTTCATAAAGTGCCAATTTTACAATTTGGTTCTTTATTAAAGGCTTATACATTTAACCATAATCTTAAAAAAGTTAATTTTAAGGATTTTGACTGTGTAATAAGTTTTGAAAGAACAACATCTCAACATATTTATAGAGCTGGGGAGGGCTGTCATATCAGATGGCTTGAATTACGCTCTAAGATTGAACCTATGTTTAAACGGATTTCATTGAAGATAAATCCCTTACACAGATACTATCTCAAACTTGAAAAAGAAATTTTTGAGAAAACTCCCATAATTATTGCAAACTCCAGCATGGTAAAAAATGAAATAATTAATTATTATGGTGTTTCTCCAGAGAAAATTACAGTAATTTATAATGGGGTTGATGTTGAGAATTTTTCACCAAAAAATAGAAAAAAACAGGACTATTTTAAGCAAAAATTTAATTTACCACTTAAATCAAGGATTCTACTTTTTGTTGGCTCAGGATTTAAAAGAAAAGGAGTTGATACTCTTCTTAAAGCTTTGACAATTTTGAAAGATCAGGAAATTTTTCTTATTGTTATAGGAAAAGGTGATATAAAACAATATTTAAAAATGTGTAAAAATCTTGATATTGAAAAAAAAGTGTTATTTTTGGGTATTAGAAAAGATATTGAAAACTTTTATGCATTAGCTGATTTATTCATACTTCCCACAATTTATGATCCTTTTAGCAATGCAACTCTTGAGGCAATGGCAACAGGACTTCCTGTTATTACAACGAAAAATAATGGTGCTTCAGAATTAATTGAAGAAGGTAAAGAAGGGTTCAGTCTGGAAGATCCATTTAACCATTTAGAACTTGCAGATAAGATAAATCTCGCTTTAAAGGATATTGAAAGAATGGGAGATTTTGCAAGAAAAAAGGCAGAACAATTTCCAATTGAAAGAGCTACAGAGGAGTTTATGGAGTGTATAAAAAGATTCTTGTAA
- a CDS encoding CBS domain-containing protein, protein MQIITTHLNADFDAIASCMSAKKLYPEAVVVLPGSMERRVKLFFESFHPFEIKKIKEIEPDKVKTLIVVDTRSIQRIGELSQFLKKGVKVHLYDHHPRGEDDIKADFEITEQIGALASLFTEIFRKKNISITPLEATLLCLGIYEETGCLLFPSTTSRDVEAVAYLLKRGANLNIVSQFLKEELSREEIFLLNELLNSLQEHLINGVRINIGYGVQEEPQDISHIAHKVMDIIDTEALFLIIEMQDKILIIGRSNTPQVDVGLILSQFGGGGHWAAGSATLKEMPVTLLIEELLKFIKGYIKPQSIARDLMTTPVISVQWNRTIKEVEEMMTKYGINAIPVLKGESFIGVITRGVVEKAIFHGLKNSKVVDFATTDAYTAEEDTPLWEIEKNMVELNQRFVPILKEQKVVGVITRTDILRNLYEELIRKFKISKPKEESEESRRNVANLMKEFLSEEVYEILRIAGNLAEEMGSGAYLVGGTVRDLLMRRPSPDIDIVVEGDGIAFAHELAKKIDGKVTPHPRFATAKILKEIKKDGEIKRFYIDIATARTEYYESPAALPKVETSSIKKDLYRRDFTINALAVKLNTKDFGLLIDFFGGQRDIKDKKIRVLHNLSFVEDPTRAIRAIRFSEKLGFKISKHTENLIKLAVKMNIFEKLKGPRLYEELILLLKETLPHHSIKRLGDYGLLKLIHPAIEERTIYNDLAKAYETIQGIELLFLKEEYRKEFIYLMVILWNLNLSEREELLHRICAPVNIKRELIENISSAQKALQLFTAENSQEFNVQIYNLLKPLNIETIILMMIYAKEWQKKAIFNYLTKLKDIKPLITGEDLKKLGIQPGPVYRKILESILREKLQGRLLSKEEEIEFAKKIGS, encoded by the coding sequence ATGCAGATAATTACTACTCATCTTAATGCAGACTTTGATGCTATCGCATCCTGTATGTCAGCTAAAAAACTTTATCCAGAGGCAGTTGTTGTACTGCCCGGTTCAATGGAAAGGAGAGTAAAGCTTTTTTTTGAAAGTTTCCATCCCTTTGAAATAAAAAAAATTAAAGAGATTGAGCCAGATAAAGTTAAAACTCTGATAGTTGTTGATACAAGAAGTATTCAGAGAATTGGAGAACTCTCTCAGTTTTTAAAAAAAGGAGTAAAGGTTCATCTTTATGACCATCATCCAAGGGGTGAGGATGATATAAAAGCAGACTTTGAAATAACAGAGCAAATCGGAGCGCTTGCATCACTTTTTACAGAGATTTTTCGGAAAAAAAATATATCAATAACACCTCTTGAGGCAACACTTTTATGTCTTGGAATATATGAGGAGACAGGTTGCCTTCTTTTCCCGTCTACAACATCAAGAGATGTAGAAGCGGTGGCATATTTACTTAAAAGAGGAGCAAATTTAAATATTGTTTCTCAATTTCTTAAAGAAGAACTTTCAAGAGAAGAAATATTCTTACTTAATGAATTACTCAACTCTTTACAGGAGCATCTAATCAATGGAGTAAGAATTAATATAGGATATGGTGTTCAGGAAGAGCCTCAGGATATTTCTCATATTGCACACAAAGTAATGGATATTATTGACACAGAAGCTCTTTTTCTTATCATTGAGATGCAGGATAAAATCTTAATAATTGGAAGAAGTAATACCCCTCAGGTTGATGTTGGTCTGATACTGAGTCAGTTTGGCGGTGGAGGACATTGGGCTGCTGGTAGTGCTACTTTGAAAGAGATGCCTGTAACTTTATTGATTGAGGAACTTTTGAAATTTATAAAGGGATATATAAAACCTCAGAGCATTGCCAGAGATTTGATGACAACTCCTGTAATATCTGTGCAATGGAACAGAACAATAAAAGAAGTTGAAGAAATGATGACAAAATACGGGATAAATGCTATACCTGTGCTTAAAGGAGAAAGTTTTATTGGAGTAATAACCAGAGGAGTGGTTGAAAAAGCTATATTTCATGGACTTAAAAATTCAAAGGTTGTAGATTTTGCTACAACAGATGCTTATACAGCGGAAGAGGATACACCTTTGTGGGAAATAGAAAAAAATATGGTTGAACTCAATCAGAGATTTGTTCCAATTTTAAAAGAACAAAAAGTAGTTGGAGTGATTACAAGAACTGATATATTACGAAATTTATATGAAGAACTTATAAGAAAATTTAAGATTTCAAAGCCTAAGGAAGAATCTGAAGAATCCAGAAGAAATGTGGCGAATTTAATGAAAGAATTTTTATCTGAGGAAGTTTATGAAATCCTGCGCATTGCTGGAAATCTTGCTGAAGAGATGGGATCTGGAGCTTATTTAGTAGGTGGAACAGTAAGAGATCTCCTTATGAGAAGACCCAGTCCAGATATAGATATTGTAGTTGAAGGAGATGGAATAGCTTTTGCGCATGAACTTGCAAAAAAAATAGATGGCAAGGTGACTCCACATCCAAGATTTGCTACAGCAAAAATTTTAAAGGAAATAAAAAAAGATGGTGAAATAAAAAGATTTTATATAGACATTGCAACTGCAAGAACAGAATACTATGAATCACCAGCGGCTTTGCCAAAAGTTGAAACATCATCAATAAAAAAGGATTTATACAGAAGAGATTTCACAATAAATGCTCTCGCAGTTAAACTCAATACAAAAGATTTTGGATTGCTCATAGATTTTTTTGGAGGGCAGAGAGACATAAAAGATAAAAAAATAAGAGTGCTTCACAATTTGAGTTTTGTTGAAGATCCCACCAGAGCTATAAGAGCTATAAGATTTTCAGAGAAATTAGGATTTAAAATATCAAAACATACTGAAAATCTTATAAAACTTGCGGTTAAAATGAACATTTTTGAAAAGCTTAAAGGACCAAGACTTTATGAAGAGCTTATTTTATTATTAAAAGAAACTTTACCGCATCATTCAATAAAGAGACTCGGAGATTATGGTTTGCTTAAATTAATCCATCCAGCTATTGAAGAAAGAACAATTTATAATGATCTTGCGAAGGCTTATGAAACAATACAAGGCATAGAACTTCTTTTCTTAAAAGAAGAATACAGGAAAGAATTTATTTATCTAATGGTTATTCTTTGGAATCTTAACTTATCTGAAAGAGAAGAACTCCTTCATAGAATATGCGCACCTGTTAATATTAAGAGAGAACTTATTGAAAATATTAGTTCTGCTCAGAAAGCTTTGCAATTGTTTACTGCAGAGAACTCTCAGGAGTTTAATGTGCAGATATATAATCTTTTAAAGCCTTTGAATATAGAAACAATTATTTTGATGATGATTTATGCGAAGGAGTGGCAAAAAAAAGCAATTTTCAATTATTTAACAAAACTTAAAGACATAAAACCTTTAATAACAGGAGAAGATTTAAAAAAACTTGGAATTCAACCAGGACCAGTTTATAGAAAAATTTTAGAAAGTATACTAAGAGAAAAACTTCAGGGAAGACTTTTATCAAAGGAAGAAGAGATAGAGTTTGCAAAAAAGATTGGAAGCTGA
- a CDS encoding polysaccharide deacetylase family protein: protein MILYDSIPVLMYHHVMPVTSSLNITPELFEEQLSGLKTNGWKTLDSKEFLYFLQNPKESRKKCVLLTFDDGFVDNYLYAYPILKKYKMKALLFIATDFITDLDIKRENFIAMPHKQMWKIAFSERNYEVMCTWNELKEMESEGVFDIQSHGHTHKIPDFIEKANYAAVENDLFLGQEFLMKYLNKQPLHLAWPKGVYNDKVMRIAVKLGFKALYTTQRGANVYDTFHIKRLAVKCKGRRWLNKKLMIYNSSLLTKIYSKIRF from the coding sequence TTGATTCTCTACGACTCTATACCTGTTTTAATGTATCATCACGTAATGCCTGTTACAAGTTCACTCAATATTACTCCAGAGCTTTTTGAAGAACAGTTGAGTGGATTAAAAACAAATGGCTGGAAAACACTTGACAGTAAAGAGTTTTTATATTTCCTGCAAAATCCAAAAGAATCAAGAAAAAAATGCGTTCTTTTAACATTTGATGATGGGTTTGTGGACAACTATCTTTATGCATATCCAATTCTTAAGAAATATAAAATGAAAGCACTACTTTTTATAGCAACTGATTTTATAACTGACTTAGACATTAAACGAGAAAATTTTATAGCAATGCCTCACAAACAAATGTGGAAAATTGCTTTTTCAGAAAGAAACTATGAGGTTATGTGCACATGGAATGAACTTAAAGAGATGGAATCTGAAGGAGTTTTTGATATACAGAGTCACGGACACACTCATAAAATTCCTGATTTTATAGAAAAAGCGAATTATGCAGCAGTTGAAAATGATTTATTTTTGGGGCAAGAGTTTTTAATGAAGTATCTCAATAAGCAACCTCTTCATCTTGCATGGCCTAAAGGCGTTTATAATGATAAAGTAATGAGAATTGCAGTAAAACTTGGATTTAAGGCTCTTTATACAACTCAGAGAGGAGCTAATGTATATGACACATTTCATATAAAAAGATTAGCTGTAAAATGTAAAGGTAGAAGATGGCTCAATAAGAAGTTAATGATATACAACTCTTCACTGCTTACAAAAATATATTCTAAAATAAGATTTTGA
- a CDS encoding DUF763 domain-containing protein, whose product MYKTGVANLPLHSGKAPQWLFKRMIALSRAIMELMVIELGKEEVLRRLSDPFWFQAFGCILGFDWHSSGVTTTVTGAIKEGLRGIEHELGLFVAGGKAKRALNTPHEIMQYAEKIGFNPDSFIYASRLSAKVDNVAVQDGFNLYHHTIIFTQEGHWCVIQQGMNENLSTARRYHWLSFSLRSFVEEPHEAVCCDIKTKTLNFTAKEASELRKTSVMVSQENPEKIIREIKKFRELKLPRRHSIIINDVNPENFYKIFLRTYEKQPANFEELLEIKGLGAKALRAIALTSELIYGTPITFKDPARYSFAHGGKDKIPYPVNRKLYDKTIDVMKKAIEDAKIGRIEKLSALRRISKITPFHS is encoded by the coding sequence ATGTATAAAACTGGCGTTGCAAATCTTCCCCTTCATAGTGGAAAAGCTCCTCAGTGGCTTTTTAAACGAATGATTGCACTGTCAAGAGCTATTATGGAATTAATGGTTATTGAACTTGGAAAAGAAGAAGTTTTAAGAAGACTTTCAGACCCTTTCTGGTTTCAGGCTTTTGGATGTATTTTAGGGTTTGACTGGCATAGTAGCGGAGTTACTACAACTGTAACTGGTGCTATAAAAGAGGGATTGCGCGGCATTGAACACGAATTAGGTTTATTTGTTGCTGGAGGAAAAGCAAAAAGAGCACTCAACACACCTCATGAGATAATGCAATATGCTGAAAAAATTGGCTTTAATCCTGATAGTTTCATTTATGCAAGCAGACTCTCTGCAAAAGTAGATAATGTAGCTGTGCAGGATGGATTTAATTTATATCATCATACAATCATCTTCACTCAAGAAGGACACTGGTGTGTTATTCAGCAGGGAATGAATGAAAATCTTTCAACAGCAAGAAGATATCACTGGTTAAGTTTTTCTCTTAGAAGTTTTGTTGAAGAGCCTCATGAAGCAGTTTGCTGTGACATAAAAACTAAAACATTAAACTTTACAGCAAAGGAAGCATCAGAACTTAGAAAAACCTCAGTGATGGTTTCGCAAGAAAATCCTGAAAAAATAATAAGAGAAATTAAAAAGTTCAGAGAACTTAAACTCCCGCGAAGACATTCTATAATAATCAATGATGTAAACCCAGAAAATTTCTATAAGATTTTTTTAAGGACTTATGAAAAACAACCTGCTAATTTTGAAGAACTCCTTGAAATCAAAGGACTTGGAGCAAAGGCTTTGAGAGCAATTGCACTAACATCAGAACTTATATATGGAACTCCTATCACCTTTAAAGACCCTGCCAGATACAGTTTTGCTCATGGTGGTAAAGACAAAATTCCATATCCAGTTAACAGAAAACTTTACGACAAAACAATTGATGTAATGAAAAAAGCTATTGAAGATGCAAAGATTGGCAGAATAGAAAAACTCTCAGCATTGAGAAGAATATCAAAAATTACACCATTCCACTCATAA
- a CDS encoding TraR/DksA family transcriptional regulator: MNIEQERKNRLKKMLNQMKEQILKEAREEIKKFQTGEKRQIVEAVMDDADLSVIDLSEDISLKQLSTHRDILKKIEEALRKLEEGTYGICEMCGDEIPEERLKILPFAIYCRDCQEKIEMIEKFESEEG, encoded by the coding sequence ATGAATATAGAACAGGAAAGAAAAAATAGACTTAAAAAGATGCTCAATCAAATGAAAGAACAGATTCTGAAAGAAGCCCGTGAAGAGATAAAAAAATTTCAGACAGGAGAAAAAAGACAAATTGTGGAAGCTGTGATGGATGATGCTGATTTAAGCGTAATTGATCTTTCAGAAGATATAAGTTTAAAACAACTAAGTACGCACAGAGATATTCTTAAAAAAATTGAAGAAGCTTTAAGAAAGCTTGAGGAAGGCACATATGGAATATGCGAGATGTGCGGAGATGAGATTCCCGAAGAAAGGCTGAAAATTCTTCCCTTTGCAATATATTGTAGGGATTGTCAGGAAAAGATAGAGATGATAGAAAAATTTGAAAGTGAAGAAGGTTAA
- a CDS encoding DUF128 domain-containing protein: MNRTLLSILKILSKENKIIGSKEIAKKLKMYGVNLSERTVRYHLKILDERGLTKVYGKEGRRITERGRKELETASTVEKVGFIINKIETLSYLSDFDINAMKGRLILNITYIHKNKFRKALKAMENVFTSPYVMSDRILVLEKDSENILVPEDHVCIGTVCSVTLNAILLKHGIPIISRFGGVLEIREGESYRFGALISYDGTSLDPLEIFIRGKMTDVLGTIKNGFGRVLASFREVPIVCLDKVKEIYSIMQKRGFQGIMMFGEPNQPLLDIPVGMDRVGIIVVGGLNPIAAIEENNIQTYTTAISVLYDCRELVVFEEVLEKFK; this comes from the coding sequence ATGAATCGTACACTGCTTTCTATTTTAAAAATCCTTTCAAAAGAAAATAAAATTATTGGTTCAAAGGAAATTGCCAAAAAACTTAAAATGTATGGGGTAAATTTATCAGAAAGGACAGTAAGGTATCATTTAAAAATTCTTGATGAAAGAGGACTAACAAAAGTTTATGGAAAAGAAGGAAGAAGAATTACTGAGAGAGGCAGAAAGGAACTTGAAACAGCAAGTACAGTTGAAAAAGTTGGTTTTATAATAAATAAAATTGAGACCTTAAGCTATCTTTCAGATTTTGATATAAATGCTATGAAAGGCCGTCTTATTTTAAATATCACATATATACATAAAAATAAATTTAGAAAAGCTCTTAAAGCAATGGAGAATGTTTTTACTTCTCCTTATGTTATGAGTGATAGAATTCTTGTTCTTGAGAAAGACAGCGAAAACATACTTGTGCCAGAGGACCATGTATGCATTGGTACTGTTTGTAGTGTAACTTTAAATGCTATTTTATTAAAACATGGCATTCCTATAATATCAAGATTTGGAGGGGTACTTGAAATAAGAGAAGGTGAATCATATAGATTCGGAGCACTTATAAGTTATGATGGTACTTCATTAGACCCTCTTGAAATATTTATAAGAGGTAAGATGACAGATGTTTTAGGAACTATAAAAAATGGTTTTGGTCGAGTCCTTGCAAGTTTCAGAGAGGTGCCGATTGTATGTCTTGATAAAGTGAAAGAGATTTACTCAATTATGCAAAAAAGAGGCTTTCAGGGAATAATGATGTTTGGCGAACCAAATCAGCCTCTACTTGATATCCCTGTAGGAATGGATAGAGTAGGTATTATAGTTGTTGGAGGACTTAATCCAATTGCTGCAATTGAAGAGAATAATATTCAGACATATACAACTGCTATTTCAGTTCTTTATGATTGTAGAGAACTTGTTGTTTTTGAAGAAGTTTTAGAAAAATTTAAATAG
- the truA gene encoding tRNA pseudouridine(38-40) synthase TruA → MVNIKMTIQYDGTNYFGWQRQRKGRTIQATIEECLRKIFQREIKIRGAGRTDAGVHALGQVATFKAELKMSLDILKKVLNSLLPNDIKIIKLENVEDSFHPQHSVKRKSYIYYLCFDEECSCFIQRYVWHYPWKLDLSLMEEALSLFTGTKDFTAFSGSTDVKNKIRTVHDFTMQLLTKLCFMDMCLNGNFIKFRIEADGFLRYMVRNLVGCIIEIGKGKLRIESIQEAFESGKRPSTMQTAPSNGLFLEKVIY, encoded by the coding sequence ATGGTAAACATTAAGATGACCATTCAGTATGATGGAACTAACTATTTTGGATGGCAGAGGCAAAGAAAAGGTCGGACTATTCAGGCGACTATAGAAGAATGTTTAAGAAAAATTTTTCAAAGAGAGATTAAAATTCGCGGTGCTGGAAGAACAGATGCAGGAGTTCATGCTTTAGGACAGGTTGCTACATTTAAAGCTGAGCTTAAAATGTCATTGGATATTCTTAAAAAGGTTTTAAATTCTTTGTTGCCTAATGATATAAAAATAATAAAACTTGAGAACGTTGAAGACAGTTTCCATCCTCAGCATTCAGTAAAAAGAAAGTCTTATATTTACTACTTATGCTTTGATGAAGAATGTTCCTGTTTTATCCAAAGATATGTATGGCATTATCCCTGGAAATTGGATTTGTCTTTAATGGAGGAGGCTTTGAGTTTATTTACAGGGACAAAGGATTTCACAGCTTTTTCAGGTAGCACTGATGTTAAAAATAAAATAAGAACTGTGCATGATTTTACAATGCAACTACTTACCAAGCTTTGCTTTATGGATATGTGTCTGAATGGTAATTTTATCAAATTTCGCATAGAAGCAGATGGATTTTTAAGATACATGGTAAGAAACTTAGTTGGATGTATTATTGAAATTGGAAAAGGAAAATTAAGGATTGAATCAATTCAAGAGGCTTTTGAGTCAGGAAAGAGGCCATCTACTATGCAGACAGCCCCTTCAAATGGTCTTTTCTTAGAGAAAGTAATTTATTAA
- a CDS encoding glycosyltransferase family 9 protein, protein MYKKILVIKLRHIGDVLLTTPVFKALKENFPDSFVATLVNKGTEDVLENNPYLDEIITYDRSIKELPAFKRYLEEVKFLRKIRKMGFDTSIDLTGGDRAAVISYLSGAKIRIGIKSRGFLGKQYFYTKLFEIDGCKHTVLQNLEVLARIGIKTTRPEVILNVTENEKKWARELIFSCHSETYIQPVPSKLNTEKSPYIKKVVHIHPTSRWLFKCWKDEYMAEVIRWFMDKGFNVVITSAHAEKEINKVNSILNFLRTSTEFNSCNNSQIVNTQDNLCHFECSKEFPFLINLAGKLTLRQLIAVSSVCDMYFGIDTAPMHIAAALGKPVVALFGPSGAFHWGPWDNSAEKDAYPERNGIQKFGKNIVIQRDWQCIPCGQDGCKGTKISNCLFDIKPEEVIKILSTIEL, encoded by the coding sequence GTGTATAAAAAGATTCTTGTAATAAAACTTCGTCATATAGGAGATGTTTTGCTCACAACTCCGGTTTTCAAAGCCTTAAAAGAAAACTTCCCTGATTCATTTGTTGCCACTCTTGTAAACAAAGGAACAGAGGATGTGCTTGAAAATAATCCTTATTTAGATGAAATTATTACCTATGATAGAAGCATAAAAGAATTACCAGCTTTTAAAAGGTATTTAGAGGAAGTAAAATTTTTAAGGAAAATACGGAAAATGGGATTTGATACCAGCATAGACCTTACAGGAGGGGATAGAGCAGCAGTGATATCATATTTATCAGGTGCTAAAATAAGAATCGGTATAAAATCCAGAGGGTTTTTAGGTAAACAATATTTTTATACTAAACTTTTTGAGATAGATGGATGTAAACATACTGTATTACAGAATCTTGAAGTACTTGCAAGGATTGGAATAAAAACTACAAGACCTGAAGTTATTCTTAATGTTACAGAAAATGAGAAAAAATGGGCAAGAGAATTGATTTTTTCTTGTCATTCTGAGACATATATTCAGCCTGTTCCAAGCAAACTTAATACCGAAAAATCTCCCTATATAAAAAAAGTTGTTCATATTCATCCCACATCCCGATGGCTTTTTAAATGCTGGAAAGATGAATACATGGCTGAGGTTATAAGATGGTTTATGGATAAAGGCTTTAACGTGGTAATCACCTCTGCTCACGCTGAAAAAGAGATAAATAAAGTTAATTCTATACTTAATTTTTTGAGGACATCTACTGAGTTCAATTCCTGTAATAACTCTCAAATAGTGAACACCCAAGATAACCTATGTCATTTTGAGTGTAGTAAGGAGTTTCCTTTTTTAATCAACCTTGCAGGCAAATTAACATTAAGACAACTAATAGCAGTCTCATCTGTCTGTGACATGTATTTTGGGATAGACACCGCACCAATGCATATAGCAGCAGCATTGGGAAAACCAGTAGTTGCTCTTTTTGGCCCAAGTGGAGCATTTCATTGGGGTCCATGGGATAATAGTGCTGAAAAGGATGCGTACCCAGAAAGAAATGGAATCCAGAAATTTGGTAAAAACATAGTTATCCAGAGAGACTGGCAGTGCATTCCATGTGGACAGGATGGCTGTAAAGGAACTAAAATAAGCAACTGTCTTTTTGATATAAAACCTGAAGAAGTGATAAAAATACTATCAACAATAGAATTATGA
- a CDS encoding PD-(D/E)XK nuclease family protein, whose amino-acid sequence MVEMNIEEVKKIIKNELPKILKSDPSFRRYILQVTKLYYPPKKKTEDRIEQIYQQILQVEERFEKKWEEWSKRWEETQAEWNRKWEESQKRWEETQAEWNRKWEESQKRWEETQAEWNRKWEESQKRWEETQAEWNRKWEENQKTINQILLRLEKIDRRHLYTIGALGARWGLYSEESFRNGLKAIIEESFRIEVMRYIDYDHTGEVFGHPDQIELDLIIRNGMVIACEIKSSMSKSDMYTLWREKEFYERKHQRKVDRVIVISPMVDPRAKPVAEKLGIEIYTHSDEFVETEEKNIEDITK is encoded by the coding sequence ATGGTTGAGATGAACATTGAAGAAGTCAAAAAAATAATTAAGAATGAGTTGCCTAAAATTTTAAAGAGTGATCCCTCTTTCCGCAGGTATATTCTGCAAGTAACAAAACTGTATTATCCTCCCAAGAAAAAAACAGAAGACAGAATAGAACAGATTTATCAGCAAATCTTGCAGGTTGAAGAAAGATTTGAGAAAAAATGGGAAGAGTGGAGCAAGAGATGGGAAGAGACACAAGCAGAGTGGAATAGAAAATGGGAAGAGAGTCAGAAGAGATGGGAAGAGACACAAGCAGAGTGGAATAGAAAATGGGAAGAGAGTCAGAAGAGATGGGAAGAGACACAAGCAGAGTGGAATAGAAAATGGGAAGAGAGTCAGAAGAGATGGGAAGAGACACAAGCAGAATGGAATAGAAAATGGGAAGAGAACCAAAAAACAATTAATCAAATTTTACTGAGACTGGAAAAAATTGATAGAAGACATCTCTATACAATTGGGGCACTTGGTGCAAGATGGGGACTTTACTCAGAAGAGTCCTTCCGCAACGGACTTAAAGCAATCATTGAGGAGTCTTTCCGTATAGAAGTTATGAGATACATTGATTATGATCATACGGGTGAAGTTTTCGGTCATCCTGATCAAATAGAGCTTGATTTAATAATAAGAAACGGAATGGTAATTGCATGCGAGATCAAATCTTCTATGAGCAAATCTGATATGTATACTTTATGGCGGGAAAAGGAGTTTTACGAGAGGAAACATCAAAGAAAAGTTGATAGAGTTATAGTAATTTCACCTATGGTAGATCCTCGTGCTAAACCTGTGGCAGAAAAGCTTGGAATAGAGATTTATACCCATTCAGATGAATTCGTAGAGACTGAAGAAAAAAACATAGAAGATATAACCAAATAA